AGTCTCCCGGCCGTCGAGGAGGTTCCCGCCGGGTAACTCCTGTGGCGGTTGAGTCGATCGGGGTCGGCGTACGTACAACTCAACAGTGTGACCGCTGGTAACCGCATGAGAAGACGCAGCTTGTCAGTTGTGTGGGAAGCGTGAAAAGCTCTGGGTACCGCAAGGTGGTCCCCCCAACTCCCTTGGATTTAAAGGGCAGTTGACTACTTTTGCACACTTCCCCCCTCGCTCTGTTGGATGCAGGAGACCCATGCCCGACCTGCCGAAGCCCCAGGACGCCGCCGAGGCCGCGCTGTTCTCGGAGTGCTGGGACGCGGTCCTGTCGTACGCCGACCTGTGCACGTCCGGTTCGGCCGCGGCGACCCAACTGGCCACCGAGGCCTTCACGAACGGCATGCACGAGGCACGCGCCCTGGAGTTCGAGGCGGGTCCCGAACGCGGTGCCGGACGGCGTGCCCAGCGCCTGCCTCGAATACCGTTCCTCCTGACCTGGGTCAGGACCAGCGCCGCCGCCTGGGAGACGGGTGGCCAGGGCCACCGGCTCGACCCCGAACTGCGCCTCTGGCTCAACTCGGACAAGGCCGCCCGGTACACCGGCCCGCCCCTGTACCGCCCGCTCGCCCTGCGTGCCCTGCGGGACATGCAGGAACCCGACGCGGCCCTGCTGTGGCTCGCCGAGGTCGAGTCGCTGCCGCTGGGCTCGGTGGCCCGCCGGCTCGGCCTCGACCCGGCGGTCGCCGGATCCGAACTCGACCAGGTACGGGCACTGTTCCGGGACCGCTGCCACCGCGGCCAGCTCGACGCGCCCCTGCACGCCGACTGCCGCACCTACGCCCGGCTGCTGGACGCGGTGACCCGCTCGCCCGGCACCGACACCCCCGACGACCTGTCCCGCCACCTCGCCACCTGTGTGCAGTGCGCCGAGGCCGCGGCCTGCCTCGGTCTGCACGGCGGCGGACTGCCCGCCGCACTCGCCGGCGGCGTGATCGGCTGGAGCGGCCTCGCCTATCTGGAACGCCGCCGCCGCGCGGCCGAGGCCGGACTGCTCCCCGGGCGCGCGGACTCCACCGGCACCGACCGGGGCTTCTCCCCGGGCAGGGAACCGAGGCCTCGGTTCAGCCGGAACGGGCTGCTCGCCGGAGCCGGCCTGGTCTCTGTCCTGGCGCTCGCCGTCTCCCTCATGCCGTTCGGCGACGACGACACCGCTGTGGAGGGCTCGTCCGCCGGGGAGTCGTCGGTGGTGCAGCAGGACCCGAGGTTCCCGGTGACCGGGGCCCCGTCCGGCGGCGAATCGTCCGAGCTGCAGAGCACGTCGCGACCGGAGGAGGCCGGTTCGGGCGACGAGGACGACGGCGACAAGAAGGACAAGGGCGGCAACAGCCACGAGGAACCCCAGGGCGACGCCTCGACGCCCGCCCGCGTCACCCACCAGCCGGTCGACCCGGGCAAGTCGTCCGACGCCACCTGCCACGTCCGCTACCAGGTCGTCAACGAATGGCCCGGCGGCTTCCAGGGCGCCGTCACCGTCACCTCCACCAAGGCCCTCGACGGCTGGCACATCGCCTGGACCTACCCGGCGAACCAGCGCGTCACCCAGATGTGGGACGGCACCTTCGACCAGGAGGGCTCCAAGGTCGTCGCCACCTCCGCCGACTACAACAAGACCGTCGCCGCCGGCGGCACCTTCGGCGTCGGCTTCCTCGGCATCTGGGAGGGCTACGACAACCCCGTTCCCGCGTCCTTCACGCTCAACGGGAAGAAGTGCGACCGGGCGGACTGAGCGCGGGGCGCGGCGCGGGGAGCGCCGCGACAAATCGATTGACGGGGGCCCTCGGGCCCCCGCTAGGGTGAGACCACCGAGCACGGCGGCCGTTCAGGCCACCGTCGCCGACGACGACGAGTGAGACAGGAGGTGTCGACCGATGGCTGTCATTGCGATGGGCGCTGCCCGCATCCAGGAATCCATCCAGTCCACCTCCGTGGCCACCGGCTGACTTCTCTCTTCTCCCGCGTCCGTGGACGCGGTGCCGGGGCCACCCCTGTGAAGGGTCACCCCTTGTCTCTCTCCTCTTCCTCCGGCTCGTCCTCTCTTCCGGGCTCGTCCCCGTTCTCCTCGCACCCCCTCGTGCCGTACGGCTGGGACGACTCCTGGGCGGACGCTTTCGCCCCGTACACCGCCGAGGGCCTGCTCGCCGGGCGGGTCGTGCGGGTCGACCGCGGGCAGTGTGACGTCGTCACCGCCGACGGCCTGCTGCGGGCCGACACCGCGTTCGTCACCCCCCACGACCCCATGCGGGTCGTCTGCACGGGCGACTGGGTCGCCGTGGAACCCGCGGGCGACCCCCGCTACGTCCGCACGTACCTGCCCCGCCGCAGCGCCTTCGTCCGCTCCACCTCCTCCAAGCGCGCCGAGGGGCAGATCCTCGCCGCCAACGTCGACCACGCCGTCGTCGCGGTCTCGCTCGCCGTGGAACTCGACCTCGGCCGCGTGGAACGGTTCCTCGCACTGGCCTGGGAGTCCGGGGCCCAGCCGGTGGTCGTGCTCTCCAAGGCCGACCTCGTGCCGGACGCCGCCACCCTGGGGCATCTCGTGCAGGACGTGGAGACCGTGGCGCCCGGCGTCCCCGTGCTGACGGTCAGCTCCACCACCGGCGAGGGTCTCGACGTCCTCGCCGCGGTGCTCGCCGGCGGCACCTCCGTTCTGCTCGGGCAGTCCGGCGCCGGCAAGTCGACCCTCGCCAACGCGCTGCTCGGCGACGACGTCATGGACGTCCAGGCCACCCGCGACGTGGACGGCAAGGGACGGCACACCACCACCACCCGCAACCTGCTCGCCCTGCCCGGGGGCGGAGTCCTCATCGACACACCCGGGCTGCGCGGCGTCGGCCTCTGGGACGCCGAGACCGGGGTCGGGCAGGTCTTCGCCGAGATCGAGGAACTGGCCGCGGACTGCCGCTTCCACGACTGTGCGCACGTCGCCGAGCCCGGCTGCGCGGTCCTCGGCGCGGTCGAGTCCGGTGAACTGCCCGAGCGGCGGCTCGACAGCTACCGCAAGCTGCTCCGCGAGAACCAGCGGATCGTCGCGAAGAGCGACGCGCGGCTGCGGGCGGAGATCCGCAAGGAGTGGAAGCGGAAGGGTGCGCAGGGGCGCGCGGCGATGGAGGCGAAGCGGGGTGGTCTGCGGTGAGTGCCCGGCGCGGGTGAGTGGGGGTGGGGGCTTGTCGCCCCGTTCCCCCGCGCCCCTGCGACGGCAGAGGCTGCGCCCTCTGCCGTCGCAGGGGCGCAGCCCCGTGTCCGAATACCGCCAGCCCGCCGCCTCCGCGTCGTCGACACTTGAGGACATGAAGGACGGCATGGAGGACGGCATCAAGGACGGCACGGGGGGCGAGGACACCAGGTACGAGGCGGTGCGGAGCAGGGACGGCCGGTTCGACGGGGAGTTCTTCTTCGCCGTCGAGACGACCGGGATCTACTGCCGGCCGAGCTGCCCGGCGGTGACGCCGAAACGGGAGAACGTCCGCTTCTACGCCACCGCGGCCGCCGCCCAGGGCGCCGGGTTCCGGGCCTGCCGACGGTGCCGGCCCGACGCCGTGCCCGGCTCCGCCGAGTGGAACGTGCGCGCGGACTCCGTGGGCCGTGCCATGCGGCTCATCGGGGACGGGGTCGTCGACCGGGAGGGCGTCGCCGGCCTTGCGGTACGGCTCGGGTACAGCGCGCGCCAGGTCCAGCGGCAGCTCACCGCCGAGGTCGGCGCCGGACCCGTCGCCCTGGCCCGCGCCCAGCGGGCGCACACCGCCCGCGTCCTGCTGCGGACCACCGCCCTCCCGGTCACCGAGATCGCCTTCGCGTCCGGCTTCGCCAGCGTGCGCCAGTTCAACGACACGATCCGCGCGGTGTACGCCATGACACCCAGCGCTCTGCGCGCCGGCGCGCCCCGGCGGTCCGCCGGGGCGCGCACGGCCGGGATCCCGCTCCGGCTCGCGTATCGGGGCCCGTACCGGTCCACCGCCCTCTTCGACGTCCTCGCCGCCGAGGCCGTCACCGGCGTGGAGGAGGTCACCGGCGAGCGCGGGCACCGCACCCACCGGCGCACCCTCCGCCTTCCGTACGGCACCGGCATCACCGAGGTCGACGAGCGACCGGGAGGCCGTCCCGCCGACCGCTGCGGCGGCTGGCTCGACGCCCGGCTCCACCTCACCGACCTCCGGGACCTCACCACCGCCGTGCAGCGGCTGCGTCGGCTGTTCGACCTGGACGCCGATCCGTACGCCGTGGACGAGCGCCTCGGCCAGGACCCCCGGCTCGCCCCGCTCGTCGCCGCCGGGCCGGGGCTGCGCTCGCCGGGCACGGCCGACCCGGAGGAGTTCGCCGTACGGGCGCTCGTCGGGCGCACGGAGGCGGCCCGGCTCGTACAGGCGTACGGAAAGACGCTGGACGCCCCGCAGGGGACGCTCACGCACCTGTTCCCCGAACCCGCCGCGCTGGCCGACGCGGACGGCCCGCTCGGCACCCTCGCCACCGCCCTCGCCGACGGCACCTGCCGCCTCGACGTCGGCGCGGACCGGGACGCCACCGAGGCGGCCCTGCGCGCGCTGCCGGGTCTGGACGCCCGTACCGTCGCCGAGATCCGCACCCGCGCCCTCGGCGACCCGGACGTGGCACCCCCGGGCGAGACCGTGCCGGAGGCCTGGCGGCCCTGGCGGTCGTACGCCCTTCGACATCTTCAGACACAGGAGCAGGGAGTTCAGTCGTGAGCACCGAGCAGCGGACGTACTACACCGTCGTCGACAGCCCCGTCGGGCAACTCCTCCTCACCGCCGACGAGGTCGGCGCCCTCACCTCCCTGTCCGTGCCGGAGCAGAAGGGCGGCAGGGTCCCGCTGCCGGGCTGGCTGCGCGACCCGGCACCCTTCCGGGCGGCCGAGGAACAGCTCGCCGCCTACTTCGCCGGTGAACTCAAGGAATTCAGGCTGGAGTTGCGCGGCGAGGGCACCGAGTTCCGACGGCGGGTCTGGGCCGCGCTCGACGACGTCCCGTACGGCGCGACCATCACGTACGGCGCCGTCGCCGCCCGGATCGGCGCGCCCCGCGCCGCCGTCCGGGCCGTGGGCGGCGCGATCGGCGCGAACCCCCTCCTCATCGTCCGCCCCTGCCACCGGGTGATCGGCGCGGACGGCACCCTCACCGGATACGCCGGCGGCCTCGACCGCAAACGCCTCCTCCTCGGCCTAGAGGGCGTGCTCCAGCCGACACGGCCGCCGACGTCACCGGGAAGCAGTGGACGGACACTCAGCGCGACCGCATGACCACGCCGTACGACGCTCCGGCTCAGCCGCCGAACACCACCCCCACCCACGCCCCCGTCACCAGCAGGCAGGCGAAGAGTTCCGTCAGGACGCTCGAACCGCCCGAGCGCATCGCCGTGCGTGTCGCCGCCTTCGCCGCGCCGGGGTGGCCCAGGCGGAGGCGTTCGGAGAGGTAGATACCGCCGACGAAGCCGGGGATCGCGCCGAGGACCGGGACCAGCAGGAAACCGAGGAGGGCCCCCGCCCCGGCGTACACGCCCATGCGCGGGGTGGCACCGCTCTCCGCCAGGCGCCGGGGCGGCAGACCCCAGCGGACCGCCCGGGACAGCAGCAGCACGAGGGTGGCGCCCACCAGCACCCACCAGGCGATGGGCCGCGGCTCCTCCAGCGCCCACCACATGACCCCGGCCCACACGAGCCAGGACCCCGGAACACCGGGCACCAGCACTCCGCACAGGCCGAGCAGCAGTACGACCCCGACCAGCAGGAGTTCCCACGCTCCCATCTGCCCAGGGTGCCGGACCGCGAGAGGGGGCGCAGGTCCGTGAGGTCAGTCCCGGGTCACCCAGGCCCGCTCGTACGCGTGCCAGCCCAGCTGCAGCCGGGTCGTCACCCCGGCGAGCTCCATCAGGCGCTTCACCCGGCGCTGTACGGTCCGCAGGCCCAGGTCCAGCTGCTTGGCGACGCTCGCGTCGGTCATGCCGGCCAGCAGTAGCGAGAGGATCTCCAGATCGGTGTCGTCGGGGGCGTCCGGGATGTCCTCCGTGACCCGGCCGGAGCCCAGGCGCAGCGGGATGGCCTGCCGCCAGACCGACTCGAACAGGCCCGACAGCAGCTCCAGCAGCCCGCTCGCGTGCACGACCAGCGCGGCGGGCTCGGCGGTGTGCGTGGTGAGGGGAACCATGGCCAGCGTCCGGTCGGCGATGACGAGCTTCGTGGGCACCTCGTCCATGACCCGCACCCGCTCCTCCCGGCCCAGCGCGGCCGACAGCTCGGTGAGGCCGGCGTCCTCGTCCAGGACGGCCCGTTCGACCACCACGCGGTAGCCGACGCCGCGCCCGGTCGCCTGCTCCTCGGCGGGGTTGTTCTCCGGCCCGGAGACCGCGATGGGGGCGCCGGTGACCATGGCGCAGACCTCCTCGGTGGCGCCGAGCTGGAGCTGCAGGAAGCGCTGCGCTATCGCGGCCGAGCCGATCACCACCTCGACCAGGTCGTGCGCGGCGGGCTCGGCCGCGCTCGCCCGGTACTCCTCGGCGAGCAGCGCCGCCGTCAGCTCGGCCTTCTCCAGCTCGTGCCGCTGCTGGGTGAGCAGGGCGCCCAGCGCCACACCGGGGGGCGCGGCGACCCAGCGGCCGGGGCGCGCGGAGGACTGGGCGGCGAGACCGTGCCGCTCCAGCCTGCGCAGCGCGCGCTCGGTGTCGCGCTCCCCGAGCGTGAGCCGGCGCGCCAGGTCCGGTACGTCGGCGGCGCCCACGGACACCAGGGCCCGGTACGCCGACTCGTGCGTCTCGTCGAGACCGATCGCTCCCAGCATCCGGCGACGCCGCCCCTCACTCGCCGCGCCTCCTCGGCGCACTTCCGCGTCGGCCCATCATCACCGCACCGCGTCTCCCACCGGCACGCGGGGTCGCACAGCGGAATCCCAGGAACGCGCCGCACACTCGGGCCGTCCGGCCCGCGCGCCCGCACCGCGCCCCGGTCGCTCCGGCGCCGCCGGGCGGTCTCTCCTGTGGGGGGTGGCACCGTCCGGCGGTCCCCGAGTGACGTACCCCCGGCGCGCACACCGGGCGCCCCGGCCTCGACGCCCTCACCTCCCATAATTCCCGATCCCCCGCATTTCCCTCATCTCCCGCCATCCTCTCGACTCCCTTGTCTCGCACCGGAGTTCGGCGTGTAGTCCGACACGCCGACGGTGCGTCGGCTCCGCGGGCCGATTTTCCGGATGCCCCGTTTTCATACGGCTCCCGAGGTGGACAATTAGGGGCATGAGCC
This genomic stretch from Streptomyces deccanensis harbors:
- a CDS encoding cellulose-binding domain-containing protein; protein product: MPDLPKPQDAAEAALFSECWDAVLSYADLCTSGSAAATQLATEAFTNGMHEARALEFEAGPERGAGRRAQRLPRIPFLLTWVRTSAAAWETGGQGHRLDPELRLWLNSDKAARYTGPPLYRPLALRALRDMQEPDAALLWLAEVESLPLGSVARRLGLDPAVAGSELDQVRALFRDRCHRGQLDAPLHADCRTYARLLDAVTRSPGTDTPDDLSRHLATCVQCAEAAACLGLHGGGLPAALAGGVIGWSGLAYLERRRRAAEAGLLPGRADSTGTDRGFSPGREPRPRFSRNGLLAGAGLVSVLALAVSLMPFGDDDTAVEGSSAGESSVVQQDPRFPVTGAPSGGESSELQSTSRPEEAGSGDEDDGDKKDKGGNSHEEPQGDASTPARVTHQPVDPGKSSDATCHVRYQVVNEWPGGFQGAVTVTSTKALDGWHIAWTYPANQRVTQMWDGTFDQEGSKVVATSADYNKTVAAGGTFGVGFLGIWEGYDNPVPASFTLNGKKCDRAD
- the rsgA gene encoding ribosome small subunit-dependent GTPase A, whose product is MSLSSSSGSSSLPGSSPFSSHPLVPYGWDDSWADAFAPYTAEGLLAGRVVRVDRGQCDVVTADGLLRADTAFVTPHDPMRVVCTGDWVAVEPAGDPRYVRTYLPRRSAFVRSTSSKRAEGQILAANVDHAVVAVSLAVELDLGRVERFLALAWESGAQPVVVLSKADLVPDAATLGHLVQDVETVAPGVPVLTVSSTTGEGLDVLAAVLAGGTSVLLGQSGAGKSTLANALLGDDVMDVQATRDVDGKGRHTTTTRNLLALPGGGVLIDTPGLRGVGLWDAETGVGQVFAEIEELAADCRFHDCAHVAEPGCAVLGAVESGELPERRLDSYRKLLRENQRIVAKSDARLRAEIRKEWKRKGAQGRAAMEAKRGGLR
- a CDS encoding bifunctional transcriptional activator/DNA repair enzyme AdaA, coding for MKDGMEDGIKDGTGGEDTRYEAVRSRDGRFDGEFFFAVETTGIYCRPSCPAVTPKRENVRFYATAAAAQGAGFRACRRCRPDAVPGSAEWNVRADSVGRAMRLIGDGVVDREGVAGLAVRLGYSARQVQRQLTAEVGAGPVALARAQRAHTARVLLRTTALPVTEIAFASGFASVRQFNDTIRAVYAMTPSALRAGAPRRSAGARTAGIPLRLAYRGPYRSTALFDVLAAEAVTGVEEVTGERGHRTHRRTLRLPYGTGITEVDERPGGRPADRCGGWLDARLHLTDLRDLTTAVQRLRRLFDLDADPYAVDERLGQDPRLAPLVAAGPGLRSPGTADPEEFAVRALVGRTEAARLVQAYGKTLDAPQGTLTHLFPEPAALADADGPLGTLATALADGTCRLDVGADRDATEAALRALPGLDARTVAEIRTRALGDPDVAPPGETVPEAWRPWRSYALRHLQTQEQGVQS
- a CDS encoding methylated-DNA--[protein]-cysteine S-methyltransferase; its protein translation is MSTEQRTYYTVVDSPVGQLLLTADEVGALTSLSVPEQKGGRVPLPGWLRDPAPFRAAEEQLAAYFAGELKEFRLELRGEGTEFRRRVWAALDDVPYGATITYGAVAARIGAPRAAVRAVGGAIGANPLLIVRPCHRVIGADGTLTGYAGGLDRKRLLLGLEGVLQPTRPPTSPGSSGRTLSATA
- a CDS encoding DUF456 domain-containing protein; protein product: MGAWELLLVGVVLLLGLCGVLVPGVPGSWLVWAGVMWWALEEPRPIAWWVLVGATLVLLLSRAVRWGLPPRRLAESGATPRMGVYAGAGALLGFLLVPVLGAIPGFVGGIYLSERLRLGHPGAAKAATRTAMRSGGSSVLTELFACLLVTGAWVGVVFGG
- a CDS encoding helix-turn-helix transcriptional regulator yields the protein MLGAIGLDETHESAYRALVSVGAADVPDLARRLTLGERDTERALRRLERHGLAAQSSARPGRWVAAPPGVALGALLTQQRHELEKAELTAALLAEEYRASAAEPAAHDLVEVVIGSAAIAQRFLQLQLGATEEVCAMVTGAPIAVSGPENNPAEEQATGRGVGYRVVVERAVLDEDAGLTELSAALGREERVRVMDEVPTKLVIADRTLAMVPLTTHTAEPAALVVHASGLLELLSGLFESVWRQAIPLRLGSGRVTEDIPDAPDDTDLEILSLLLAGMTDASVAKQLDLGLRTVQRRVKRLMELAGVTTRLQLGWHAYERAWVTRD